The Acidobacteriota bacterium region CGCGGACTTCCTTCGCGACGCCTGACTCCGGCCCCACGGACGCGGGACCATTCGTTCCAATGAACAGAACGCGGCAGGAACGCTACGACGCGGTCATCGTCGGCTCCGGCTTTGCCGGCGCCAACATGGCCTTGCTCCTCGCCCGGGCCGGCAAGCGCGTGCTGATCCTGGAGGCGGGACCAGGGCTCGACACGACGCACGGCGAGTTGTTCGAGCGCTACCTGCTGGCCACGATCAAGACGCCGACCGCGCCTTATCCGCCTGACGCCGGCGCGCTGGATCCGAGCCGCACGAACGCGCCGCGGCCAACCACCGAGGCCCTGCTGTTCGCCTGGAACGACCCGGCCCGCTCCTACCTCGAGCACGCGCCCGGGTCGCTGCCCTTCGGAAGCACGTCCGAGCGTCTCGCCGGCGGGACCGGGAACCACTGGATGGGGACCGCGATCCGCATGGACGGCGCCGACTTCGCCCTCCGCTCCACCTACGGACACGGCCTCGACTGGCCGCTCGGTTACGACGACCTGGAGCCGTACTACGGACAGGCGGAGCAGCTCATCGGCGTCGCCGGCGACCGGGCCGAGCAGGAGGAAGTCAACGGCATCCCGTACGGCGCCGGCTACGACTATCCCCAGGGACCGATCCCGCCCTCCCACGGCGATCGGATCTTTCAGGCGCGGGTAGACGGCGCCGCAATCGCGGCCGACTCTCCGGCCGTGGCGCGCACGACGCCGACCCCGGCGGGCCGCAACGCGGGGCCATTCATGAACCGCAGCCCCTGCCGCGGCAGCACGAGCTGCACGCCGATCTGCCCGGTGCGCGCGAAGTACGACCCGCGAGAGGCGCTGCGGTCGGCGCTCGACACCGGCCGCGTCGAGCTGCTCGCCAAGGCGGTGGTCGACGCCGTTCACATCGACGAGGCCGGCGCGGTTACCGGCCTCCACTACCTGACCTACGACGACGTCTCGGTGCCCGCCGCCACCGGCCGGACCGGGGAAGGGGTCGCCACGGCCGGCGTCTATGTACTGGCCGCGCACGCCATCGAGAACGCACGCATCCTGTTGAACACCGAGCGCGTCACCGGCCGGCCCGTCGCCAACTCTTCGGGCCTCGTCGGGCGGCACCTGATGGACCACCCGGTGTATCTCGCCTGGGGCCTGATGCCGGCCGCGACCCCGTTCTACGGCTACCGCGGGCCGCAGTCGACCTCCGGCATCGAGACCCTGCGCGACGGTCCGTTCCGCCGCCGACGGGCCGCCTGGCGCATCGAGATCGGCAACGGCGGCTGGACCTGGCCAATCGGCGATCCCTACGTGACCGGGGCGGACTTCATCTACGGCCGCAACGACAGCGGCACCAACCCGGAGCGGCGCATCCTGTCGAATCGGCAGTACCTGGAGACCGTCAACGGCATCCTGACGCGGCAGCTCCGGCTCGCCTTCCTGGTCGAGCAGGAGGCGGACCCGTCCAACCGGGTCGAG contains the following coding sequences:
- a CDS encoding GMC family oxidoreductase codes for the protein MNRTRQERYDAVIVGSGFAGANMALLLARAGKRVLILEAGPGLDTTHGELFERYLLATIKTPTAPYPPDAGALDPSRTNAPRPTTEALLFAWNDPARSYLEHAPGSLPFGSTSERLAGGTGNHWMGTAIRMDGADFALRSTYGHGLDWPLGYDDLEPYYGQAEQLIGVAGDRAEQEEVNGIPYGAGYDYPQGPIPPSHGDRIFQARVDGAAIAADSPAVARTTPTPAGRNAGPFMNRSPCRGSTSCTPICPVRAKYDPREALRSALDTGRVELLAKAVVDAVHIDEAGAVTGLHYLTYDDVSVPAATGRTGEGVATAGVYVLAAHAIENARILLNTERVTGRPVANSSGLVGRHLMDHPVYLAWGLMPAATPFYGYRGPQSTSGIETLRDGPFRRRRAAWRIEIGNGGWTWPIGDPYVTGADFIYGRNDSGTNPERRILSNRQYLETVNGILTRQLRLAFLVEQEADPSNRVELSDTWTDNLGIARPRIRYGVSEYVRAGFASARAATTRIMDLLGATDHTMTNATAPAAFRHDGQDYNYRGAGHMCGTHVMGNAPADSVVNAWQRTWDHPNLYLAGCGSMPSVGTQNPTLTMLALACRTVDDILARPA